The segment ggcagagtgccaccactgccacaagataggacattggaaaagaagctgcccagagtacctgcaagctatcaaggaaggaaagatcaagccatcttttgcaggtatatacacaattaaatctaacgattctaatcatgcaatttcttgggttcttgataccggttgtggttaccacatttgttctaatgtgcagggactaagaagaagtagggatgtggagcaaggaagaatcaatctaatcatggggaacagaagatcgtcgcctgtgaccaagattggagtgtattctttagttcttaggaataacttatgtttagatttgaacaattgttgctattcgccagaaatggctagaaacatcatttcatttcatggtttatatagacaaggttttagattttcttttaataatgagaatggttctattttggcttatctaaatggtgtcttttactttaaagctataccatgtaatggaatttatgaaactgttatgattgttgataacttaggaaatgatgttttgaacatagattcttccactagtatggataaagcatccttgtggcattgtcgtcttggacatgtcaacaagaaacgcatagcccaactccaaatggatggagtgttggagtcattcgaccttagggaaaatgacacgtgcgagtcttgtttacttggaaagatgactaaatcacccttcacgagtacgtgtgaaaggggtgagggtctattggacctaatacataccgatgtatgtggaccgtttagatcaaccacgaaggatgggaaccgcttctacgtgacttttaccgatgattatagtagatatgggtatatctatttaatcaagcaaaagtcagaaacctttgaaaagttcaaagagttcaagaatgaagtggagaatcaattgggcaggaaaatcaagatgcttcgatccgatcgaggaggagagtacctaagtcttgaattccacgattatctcaaggagtgtggaatagtttcacaattgacgcctcctaggacaccgcagttgaatggtgtggcagaaaggcgtaatcgaaccctattggatatggttcgctctatgatgagtcgtgcttcactacctatctctttttgggggtatgccttagagactgccacccatatccttaaccgagtccctactaagaaggttgccaaaacacttcacgagatgtggacagggaaagctccctcgttggcacatatcaaggtttggggttgcgaggctttcgtaagacgagatactcacgacaagctcgaacctcgaagtgagcgatgtattttcatcggctacccgcagaaatcctttggatatctcttctacagaccgaaggacaatgttgtttttgttgcgaggagaggagttttccgagagcgagaactcataggccaaggagacagtgggaggcaaatcgagcttgaagagattcaagagtcgatagatgaaggaacctctaccgctggcgctcaacccgaggaggaaactccggttgaaccgattgacgagtccttacctcttagacgttccgatagagttagagttcatccccagttttatggttttcatattactaccgaaggggacacgtatattagtgatggtacactaataaatcttgatgaacctaatagctataaggaagccgtggcaggcctggagtctgcgaaatggaaagaggcaatggatagcgagatccaatccatgcatgataaccaagtttggaatttggttgataatgtgcccagacgtaagaccgttgggtgcaaatggatcttcaagaagaagaccgacgtggatggaaacgtacacacatataaagcgcgattggttgcgaagggctttactcaaactcccggagttgactatgaagagaccttctcaccagttgcgaagataaaatctattagagtgatgctagctattgccgcatttcatgattatgagatttggcaaatggatgtcaagaccgctttccttaacggaaagttggctgaggatgtttacatggctcagccataggggtttgtggatccgaagcatccgaatagagtgtgtaagcttgagaagtccatttatggacttaagcaagcgtctcgcagatggaatctttgctttgatgagaaagtcaaagagtttggatttgtacgaagcgaagatgaatcaagtgtatatgtcaaagccagtgggagtatagttagcttcctcgttctatatgtcgatgacatattactcataggaaacaacatcccgactctgcaggaggttaagtcctggcttgggaagtgcttcgctatgaaggacctcagagaggcttctgacattttgggaataaggatagtaagagaaagaagtaagagactaattggacttagtcagaacacttacttagagaaggtactaaaacgctttagtatggaaaactcgaagaagggagaattaccgatacaaagtaatgccaagttgagtaagactcaaagtccgagtaccgaagctgagatagcagaaatgagccgagtaccatacgcttccgcagttggctcaatcatgtacgctatgacttgtactcgccctgatgtagccttcgctctgagcatggttagcagatatcaagggaatcctggcagagcacattggattgcggtgaagaatatccttaagtaccttcagaggacgaaggaatggttgttagtccttggagggagtgatgacttgaaggtgcgagggtatagtgacgccagttttcagaccgacagggacaactaccgttcgcagttgggctgggtctttaccctaaatggaggagcagtgacatggaagagttccaagcaggaaaccgtagctgattcaacatgcgaatcagagtacattgcagtgagcgaagcgtcgaaggaggcaatatggctgaagaacttcatcggtgatcttggagttgtacctgccataaaggagcccatggagattttctgtgataatgaaggagcggttgccttgaccaaggaaccgagggatcatggtagatctagacatatcgacagaaaatatcactttattagacatcgtgtagaagaaggacaactcgtagtgaagaggatatcatcagaagacaacccagcagatccgcttacgaagggactgagtagggttaaacacttgcagcatgttaggagtattgggctaaaggatgatattagcatagattagatagtattagaaacgtgtaatagataaatgtaattaacatttgatgattaaataaaggagttttatttatgagtaatgttactatcttatgttaattgtttaactattgtttcactttgcatgttttgacttccagaataattaagtttattaggaataatcgaattgttcaaattgtccacaatcgttcatatgttggaagtagatatgaatgaatattgtcatgaattggtgtgtagattgtctaaatggtgttagacatagcaaagggttgctgcaacgttcatgagtgcttatgaactagttttgagcattggaacaaacccgcgcttgctggaatcaccttatggaatatgatataaaagggtgatcgcaagacgataatatcatatagtcttaaaacctagatatatggtttgttatttgttaaatgattgtacattgataatgcgaaaacgcatcagtaactcgatgttataaaacgcattgttgtgtatagttggttaatgaataagtaaatgcatataagtcgaagtttatctataacttttatctaagaaggtaaaagcgatatctcggccgctcgatgatttgatttgacttatgtttcgggcctggtcaaaactaaattgatgtgttcgattaagttctatgtcaaataaatcagagatcgagaaacctaaatgcttgactaaccattccataggattgtcagcatgatatctaacagaggactgtacgatcccttatctaaaggacaagattgattagatcagagtttgacagggTCTTTGAGAGCTACTATTGCAAaatgaattgtacttgtgcatatagttactagacttatccaagtgggagactattggaatagtgtctaaggctacaactatattaggcaagtatttgacccggttgtgcatggtccttttgggttgccttcaccatagcaacttgataggatgatttattaagagagaataaatattattaatatattatgagaataatataaagaataataatattgttatttgattaatataagtcatagaattaattggaattaatttggtgacttaaagagattaattaaataagagggtataaactgtcaattgtttgatagttaaactttagactataaatccatattggatagatgtgggacgaattctagaagctaaggatagcttcaaatcttccaaggttatctaaggaatggatttggatagctttaagagaagattatccaattagggtttaagctgtaacccttaaggagtctacaagtataaatagaccctatggcataaggaaatcggcacttcatctaaagtagagaagccctggccgatttcctcccctctcctctctcccaaatcatcctccttgctatttggtgtttgtaagccattagaggagtgacaattgtgactctagaagctccaagacaacaagatcaaacaagggattcaaaggtatgattctagatctgttttaacattgttcttatacctaaatagtcattagaagtcttggattcaaagcatgtttaattagaaagcctagatccaagcattagggttttgcatgcgcacatagtaaagttcttatggctaaaacccatcagaagtcccctacttttgatggagttcaggatccgattgttgctatgcGATGGTTTTCAGATGTGGatggatgtttcttcacatgttcatgccctgctgatcagagagtgaggtgtgctatgaacctgttgaggctcggggcgaaggattggtggagattgaccacaagATCATATTCGGATGTGCAACGGGCTGTGGTTTCTTGGGACCAGTTTCgggagatgttcaacactcgctatgttccacgggttgagagagagagagagagagagagagagagagaggttgtcttaggagttcctggagctaaagcaggattcagagtcggtgacggagatgaccaggatgttcactgagagggcgatgtttttcccgaaGTTTGCTTcgaagcaggctcagatgtcccgatatctgagtatgctcaagagggatatcaggcagtttgtgtctacgcagaggtgcgataccttgttagagttgcacgaggccgccaggcggcgtgagttggagctTGAGCTGCAgctgagagagcagaggcaggccccgttGCAGTCGTAGCCGGCGCCGAAATGGTCCAAGACCATTGATTCtaggttgggagatcagagcagccgcacttatgggaagtgcgggaagggtcacaccggagtttgtagatccagtggtgcatgccgcaagtgcgggagagaGAGGCATTATGAGAGGGATTGccgcagcttggtcttatcttttcattCGGTAGTTACAAGTGAgtcatcctcactatatcaacagggtctaaggcaccaaggccggccctttattagTGTAACGCTCTagaaattccaaccaatttaaacttttcaaaaacaacccaatttcataaagttattacaaaaaggttttcaatacattcattatcaaagtatttcccagaaccacatcataaacacataaaacacgaggagcggtatgatcatgcctttgccttgccacggtctcctgaagtacctaaaacatttaaaccacaactgtaagcccgaagcttagtgagatacccccaaaataccaaccacaattcataacatatcataacacagaacagaacagccatgcacttcgggtctactgtgtgactggtccgccgcaccggcctacagtccacctggtccaccctccgagtctagccatatacatcgagtctacagtgtgattggtctgaccgcaccgggccttcaatccacctggtccactctttgagtctacagtatgactggtccgcccgcaccgagccttcagtcgacctggtccactctccgagcctcagcatgtctggtccgccctctcggggccttcagcctatccggaccgctcgctgggacttcgggacaaccggtccgccctgggtatgttggcctacagcataaagcaggacccacctcaaccgaaccctagtccaacaaccatgtgcacataacatacaatcatatatcgaatcacaactaatcaaaccgatctttagcagatcacatacaaaacacatccctaccaggattccgacctaaccggtcactagcatagcatcatcctataatcTAGGATACCaaccctaaccaggtctctaacatataccatcctaactaccaggatgcaaacataacaaagcaataacataacaacaactacccggatttccatccgataaagggccggccttggtgccttagaccctgttgatatagtgaggataactcacctcgcaactgctgaaactctgaactgaagaaacaGATTCCCGAACCACCGCCTCaccaaaaatcccgaactatccgaaGCAGCAAAACAATCATTAGTccaagcacaatatccttccaagggtaaattgaacaatttacccttaactcaatctggtccaagactaaggcccataatcaaaatatgaaaggcccaacactaggtaagctctcaagcccactagtggcccaaagaccaaaagtccgaagcaaaacccaatattggcccaatttactaaattgggcccacctcaccaaatgggcctagatccaaggtccataataattagtgAGTCCAAAATACTCCATCCAaaatgtccagtcacggcccaagcTCTAATATCCCAACAACAGCCCAATCTCTTAAGGCcaaaaatgaaaacccaacagagggagtacgctgggcgtaccctccttggtacgttgggcgtacaacgaTGCTCGCGGATTGGAATCGGGACACGGAcccgctacgctgggcgtactcccatttacgcggggcgtaactccgCTGAATTACAACTTCTCATaagatcttaatggcttaagctcttaagcccaaacttcagatccatagaccaaatatgcctaggatccataaagtctcaaactttattacttgggacgtccataaagctcttaatccaaggtcttaatccattaagacctatctatatcacatatgagacaaccaaagcccttgggacctcatttttcttaattaagacctctcctaaggtctaaaaggacagctaatctcaaccaactcgaaTCATGCATCAAGGtgaggtttttgggacaagaatgatgtcaaacttcacaacacatagatctacacattatGATTGTCAAGCcagagactttttacctcaaaagggcCTCAGAAGATGATGTCTTTCCAGATCTACgagctccagccactcaactccttctttgatAACTTCCTATTTCTTCTTCTAGACTCTCTTTTgccaaaacaagctttccaaggtcaaatacacccaacaatggaggtgggacggctatctagggtttctgaggataagagagtgtttatggaggctagggtgagaaccattatgttccttatatagtggttggccctaaatttagggtttcaggatgatagacgtacgctgggcgtacgtcgagAGACCTCCGCGTTCATTTCCTCcaattatgctgggcgtacatccagcttacgctgggcgtacccaaccaAAAACGTGCATGCATGCTTGGCATGCATGGGACCCCTTTCCTAAACTCCCCCCTTAGGGACCATTGTTGCCAATATCTTCAATTTACATCATCTCCTCCATCCTAAGTCCGttcccgacgaactttatatccacataaaggtGGCGAGAAGGCCTACGCTTCTAGCGACACACCCCAACCCGAAAACCCTTTTCGAATAAAATCCAATacccataaaatatatttttagaacGGGACGTTACAATCGGATTGAAATTTGGGTATCTGTTTGACATGTTAttgcttgttatgtatgtgtcctggttttaggatggtgtatgttagagacttggttaaggtcggtatcctggtatataggatggtgctatgttagtgaccagttaggtcggtatcctggttaggatgttgttatgatatgtgatctacTAAGATCGGTTTAactggatgtgaattgttatatgattatatgtttatgtgcacatggttattggactggggttgggttgaggcggttccTGCTTCAtgatgtaggccaacatacccagggcggaccggttatcccgaaggcccagtgagcggtccggataggctgtaggccctacaagggcggaccagacataccgaggctcggagagtggaccaggccgattgagggccggtgcgggcggaccattcatactgtagactcggagagtggaccaggtgggttgaagtcccggtgcgggcggaccaaccacactacagactcaatgtatatggctagacttggagggtggaccaggtggactgaaggccggtgcggcggaccagtcacacagtagacccgaagtgcatggctgttctgttatgttattatatgttatgtgtatggtatatgtggttggtattttgggggtatctcactaaactttcgggcttacagttgtggtttaatgtttcaggtacttcaggagaccatggcaaggcgaaggcgtgatcgtaccgctcctcatgttttatgtgtttatgatgtggttctgggaaatactctgataatagatgtattgaaaaccttttgtaataacttaatgaaattgggttgtttttgaaatgtttaaattggttgaaatttttagagtgttacataaTCATATCTGCAGCCATCCGCCATTTGTAAAACCATTTTTGCATACGTGCACGAAAGAACTCAAGAAGTGGTAATATAGGCAACTTCCTTGCTTTATTTGATACAACATTCATGGACTCCGCACTATTTGAGGTCATATAATCATACCTCGTGGTAGGGCAATACGCTCTGGTCCATTTCTCATGTGGAATTTGACTGAGATGTGTCGCTACATCATCTCTTATATTACGAAGTCTCCCCCAATAGAATTCAAACTCAGTGGTTTTGTAAGCTGGTATTTGTAAGCTCTTACCAGCTTCCAAAACAAaattactgtttttttttttgttttttccaaaGGTGTGGACTATGTTTCCTATTAGATGAAAACCACACAATCCATGTTGAGCATTTGGAAAAACATTTTGAATACTTACATCAATTGCGGGTGCTCTATCCGTGACCATTGTCAGACCTTCCACATCACCAATGCATTCATGTAGTTTTTCaagaaaccatgtccaagaatctGTAGTCTCTTTTGGGAAAATTCCACACCCAATAGGCAAGATCTGATTGTTGCCATCCATGGTTACTGCATGCAAGATGGTGCCTTTGTACTTTCCCTTCAAATGAGCACCATCCATAATAATAACTTTTCTACAACACTCTCTGAAAGCACGTATCTGCAACAACAATATAAAAACCATTAATATATCAACAATATAAATTGTTTATAAACATTTAAGATAATagcaaatatatttaaaaatatattaccGCGCATCCAATAGCGAAAAAACAATACTCAAAACGATCATCCGAATCAGTTTTTATATACACCACAGTACCAGGATTATGTTTCTTCAAACTGTGAAAATAAATTGGAAGTTTGGAGAAACTTTCTTCGGGGGTCCCCATCATCAATCCCAAAGCAAATTCTCTAGCTTGCCATGCTTGTGAATAACTCATATTTATTTGTAGCAAAGCATTCATATCTCTAATTATATCATTAGGCTTCTAAACTCTCAAACTTCCTTGACCCATAATGTTATGTATTATGGTTCCCCCAACTTCGCTATTTGCTTGCCTATGATTTGGGTGTATAAGCAATGAAGAACACGTATGCTCGTCATTAAACGTCTTAGTTTCAAACATTTATGTTTCTTTAATGACACATGCGTATAAACGCCAATGACAGTTTTCTTGCATACAAACAACCTGGTACcgagattttgaagatttttcaACCTTTATCTGAAACTTTTCTCTAACGGCTTTGAATTTAACAGCAAATGCTAGCTCTTTTTTGGTGTTATAggtttgattaataattaatttatcattCGGACCTAAACTGTGAAATGGTCAAGGTTAGAGAATAGGTTCTGGACAATCAGGAATAGAAGGAATACAATACCATGGATTAAAAGCAGTTTTTCGTTGCGTGTACTCATAATCCGACTACCCTTCATTTGATTTTTCCTCACATCTTCGATCATCAGTTTCAGGAACTTCTCCAAACTCGAACAAATTTTCACATTGTAATTCAGTCATGCCCACTTTTGGTTCTTTATCATTatctgatacaaaagtgtcaTTTCCTCTTCCCCTTGAACGGTTTCCATCACATTGGCTTTCTTTACGACCTCTATTAGTTTTTGTTGGATTAAACTGGTTGTTAACCATTGCttgttcttcatcttcttcacctACCACCGTTAAATACAAATGCACCGTCCTCTTTGATTCAGACATTACATGTCTCAATTGAAGTACATCAGTTTCATCTCCAAGCTCCATGACATATCCTAACTCCAGGTGTTTAAAAGACAAACATATATGACAATTTAGCACACCCGCCTTACTTCTAACCATTTGTAATAACATTTCATGGTCAATGTTAGGAGGAAGATTTAAACCATAGTTTTTCACATTATTTCTAACGTAAACCTCAACTCCATTAACTAACTACCATAACCCTCACGTACACAAAATAACAAAACTCATTTTACAAATCACTCTCTACAAACACAACAAAAAAACAACTTCTACTAGCAATTGAAACTCACAAACTCACAAATAACCACATAAATATGTCTATAACTTCTATAACTGATTCGCAGAGGTGTACACTGATCCTTAGAGGTGTGCACTGATCTGTAGAGGTGTGCACTGATCCTTGGAGGTGTGCACTGATCCGCAGAGGTGTACACTGATCCTTAGAGGCGAGCATTGATCCGCAGAGGTGTACACTGATCCGCAGAGGTGTACACTGCTTATTGTATtacgttatttatatgtattttgtttGTATTAGGTTATTTACAAAATCAGTTGAGTTAACTTTTACTTTATTCCATAGAACATAAAATACAAAACAATACAAATACATGAAAAACATACATTAGTAGCAAACGTATTACATAAAACATTTCATTCTTTTTAACCttttttttgtcaaaatttttacataataatcacataaagtataagtgtatttaaaaaaataatattaataaacgaaaatgaacacaaaaaaaacgaaaaaaaaattaaaaaaccaacATTCCGCAGAGCTGTAGCTAGATCCGCACATGCTTTAATGGATCCGCAGAGGGTGGATTCCCAAAGAGTTCTGTGGACTGATATCAAacataagtttattatttttaaccttttttgtaacacccaaaatcagagagactaagaaaggaaaggaaaactctaagtcaaggggtcaactcgtcgagtccataggtgaactcgacgagtcggagcgggatccgggttatgGAATAAGTGACCGAATcgacgagtcggcaagtggactcggcgagtttggtctgaTCAAGAAaagccctaatccgagggtttgcaccatatttaaaggaccttatgtccttTCCTTAGTCCCCCTTGTCGGCCAGAAGCTGCTATACACGATTCCAAACCCTAAGTTgagtgagagaaggaagaaagTGAGTTTGGGGCTTTTGCAAGAGGAAGATTTGGAGGATTTGACCACTAAGGAGCTGGAGGATCCAACCCTTTTGTTGTGagcatcagtttgaaggtaacaatctgtcacctttcctttgttgcttctagatcttctcatggatgatgttttggggccattttggtatgataAGGAGCCTTTTCGAGTTAGAAGTCcaaatctgaggttgctacttcagatctaggtgtcTTGGCCCAGagacccataaagtatcagtttTTGGTGTGTTGGTAAAGCATGTTTGCCCCAAAACTtatccctagagtgttttaagcctatagctccttggtttcacgtaaagtttgcaa is part of the Lactuca sativa cultivar Salinas chromosome 7, Lsat_Salinas_v11, whole genome shotgun sequence genome and harbors:
- the LOC111892673 gene encoding protein FAR-RED ELONGATED HYPOCOTYL 3-like — translated: MSYSQAWQAREFALGLMMGTPEESFSKLPIYFHSLKKHNPGTVVYIKTDSDDRFEYCFFAIGCAIRAFRECCRKVIIMDGAHLKGKYKGTILHAVTMDGNNQILPIGCGIFPKETTDSWTWFLEKLHECIGDVEGLTMVTDRAPAIDVSIQNVFPNAQHGLCGFHLIGNIVHTFGKNKKKNSNFVLEAGKSLQIPAYKTTEFEFYWGRLRNIRDDVATHLSQIPHEKWTRAYCPTTRYDYMTSNSAESMNVVSNKARKLPILPLLEFFRARMQKWFYKWRMAADMIM